In Candidatus Binatia bacterium, the sequence TCACCTATGGATGCCGCAATCTTCGAGCGCGTCAGCATCGATCTCGACGGGCGTCCGGTTCTCGAGGACATCTCGCTGCGGGTGAGCCAAGGCTCTTTCCTCGGCGTCATCGGACCGAACGGAGCCGGAAAGACCACTCTGCTGCGCGCGATGCTCGGCCTGGTTCCGGTCACCTCCGGATCCATCACCGTGCTCGGTCGAAAACCGGGAGACCGTCGCGACGACGCTCATGCGATCGGCTACGTGCCCCAGCGTACGACGATCGGGCGCAATTTCCCGGCGACGGTGATCGACGTCGTGATGATGGGCCGCCTTTGCTGCATCGGCCGAATGCGCATGGCGCGCCGGGCTGACTGGAAGCGCGTCGCAGACGAGCTCGACCAGGTCGGCATCGGGCACCTTGCCGGTCGCGCCATCGGACGCCTTTCGGGCGGCGAGCTGAGGCGGGTGCTGCTGGCGCAGGCGCTGTGCGCAGGGACGAGGCTGCTCGTGCTCGACGAGCCGACCGTCGGCCTGGACCTTCCGTCCGAGCTCGAGTTCTACGCGCTGCTGCGCAGGCTGCAGCGCGACCGCTCGATCACGATCGTCTGCGTCTCCCACGATCTTCTCGCGCTGGCGGGGCAGGCGAGCGAGCTGATCTGCATCAATCGGCGCATGCACGTGCACGGCCATCCCGAGGAGGTCGTGCACAGCCACGCGCTGCGCGAAGCGTACTCGTGCGAGTTCGATTTCCTCGCCGGCGAGATCGCCCACCACGATCGCCTTCACGGCGACCACGGCCACTGATGCTCGAGTACGCGTTCGCCGAAAGGGCTCTTGCCGCGGCGCTCATCGTCGGCGTGCTCTGCGGGCTTCTCGGGTTCTTCGTCGTGCTGCGCCGCCTGGCGTTCATCGGCGTGGGCATCTCGCACTCGGCAATCGGAGGCGTCGCGATCGGGCTGGTCGCCGGCATCGACCCACGGCTTTCCGCCACGGTGTTTTCGGTCGCCGTCGCTCTCGGCATGTTCACCGTCGCGCGCGGGCGCCGCGTAGGCGAGGATGCGATCATCGGCGTCTTCC encodes:
- a CDS encoding metal ABC transporter ATP-binding protein, which encodes MDAAIFERVSIDLDGRPVLEDISLRVSQGSFLGVIGPNGAGKTTLLRAMLGLVPVTSGSITVLGRKPGDRRDDAHAIGYVPQRTTIGRNFPATVIDVVMMGRLCCIGRMRMARRADWKRVADELDQVGIGHLAGRAIGRLSGGELRRVLLAQALCAGTRLLVLDEPTVGLDLPSELEFYALLRRLQRDRSITIVCVSHDLLALAGQASELICINRRMHVHGHPEEVVHSHALREAYSCEFDFLAGEIAHHDRLHGDHGH